Proteins encoded by one window of Torulaspora delbrueckii CBS 1146 chromosome 2, complete genome:
- the SCC4 gene encoding cohesin-loading factor complex subunit SCC4 (similar to Saccharomyces cerevisiae SCC4 (YER147C); ancestral locus Anc_8.196) gives MDLQRLPVEVVYQLSQEYREQAYAVSAKVKNEEQLKQYCTLISMAIKCLRYIKRVFPLSIEQDLQVTLELVDLLLQETHNLDLAESFVSSLRERLLIHNSSSSTGSLVNERMQCELLLLCRIPLIRGSKFHFKAALRSCDHLVQHLSQLKDTLESYEEWKRVFQYVSMLLSQRLGKHLIVRAKYDDLWQNPELPLQWQAFITLSYTNYLLDNRFPIPLPVSQRLGSISFSDVRPKWYAWKLMLQLTILVYQDKNITEKLNEFKCFFAQSKDALTDSSDDSIVQVGSRLCLSLDSPFMLNYQDLKNMLLLFQSVSFLVNCYDKKASFSVMFLPKVVKTTTKLIDTMKQRNGVSLNEISAKLHWYEQILSLTRFYQVWQDMLLEPHSLHTSSDGLLHVMSQQAEYRKDPASICDEYQVIKDASDSTNETKLLSLLNTYLIRASLVSEGVERQKHATLCNIIWDQITKRLADTDLRDNATWDCALTMTWIMTHFEPFSSNPIPATDDERNHHIEKLRLYYDANKLRLSNEVEDEPQSKGSVDEVLKLKKSLMLQILLNYLGGRMLEQDLETICQISAACCRLAKIRKLPVIQYVTGLWHLANCTLAMKTKEVTITRAKLESLVKKICIREL, from the coding sequence ATGGATTTACAACGGTTGCCAGTCGAAGTCGTTTATCAGTTGTCCCAGGAGTATCGAGAACAGGCCTATGCGGTAAGTGCCAAGGTTAAAAATGAAGAGCAGTTGAAACAGTACTGTACGCTCATATCAATGGCGATTAAATGCCTGAGGTATATCAAACGAGTCTTCCCGCTGTCTATCGAACAAGATCTCCAAGTAACACTTGAGCTGGTGGATCTTTTACTGCAAGAAACGCACAATCTGGATCTGGCAGAGTCGTTTGTTTCTAGTTTGCGCGAGAGACTACTTATTCACAATTCATCGAGTTCTACAGGATCACTAGTCAACGAGAGAATGCAATGtgagttgttgttgctgtgTCGGATTCCTCTTATTAGAGGTAGTAAGTTTCATTTTAAGGCGGCGTTGAGAAGCTGTGATCACTTAGTGCAGCATTTAAGCCAGTTGAAGGATACTCTCGAGTCATATGAGGAGTGGAAACGCGTCTTCCAGTACGTTAGTATGCTTTTAAGCCAAAGGCTGGGGAAACATTTGATCGTTAGGGCGAAGTACGATGACCTTTGGCAGAATCCGGAGTTGCCACTCCAGTGGCAAGCTTTTATCACCTTATCTTATACCAACTATCTACTGGATAATCGTTTTCCTATTCCCCTCCCAGTGTCTCAACGATTGGGAAGCATAAGTTTCAGTGATGTACGTCCTAAGTGGTACGCCTGGAAACTAATGCTGCAGCTTACAATACTAGTTTATCAGGACAAAAATATTACTGAAAAGTTGAACGAGTTTAAGTGTTTCTTTGCACAGTCTAAAGATGCTTTAACTGATTCTTCAGATGACTCTATTGTGCAAGTTGGTAGTCGCCTTTGTCTGTCTCTTGATTCACCGTTCATGCTGAACTACCAGGACCTGAAAAATATGCTGCTTTTATTCCAAAGTGTAAGCTTTCTGGTGAATTGTTATGATAAGAAGGCCAGTTTCTCGGTGATGTTCCTTCCAAAAGTGGTCAAGACTACGACAAAATTGATAGATACGATGAAGCAGCGAAACGGCGTCTCACTGAATGAAATAAGCGCTAAATTACACTGGTACGAACAAATTCTGTCCTTAACGCGGTTTTATCAGGTTTGGCAAGACATGCTCTTAGAACCTCATTCGCTGCATACAAGCTCCGATGGCCTCCTTCATGTTATGTCACAACAAGCGGAATATAGGAAGGATCCTGCATCAATCTGTGATGAATATCAAGTTATCAAAGATGCTTCCGATTCAACAAACGAGACCAAACTACTTTCTCTCCTCAACACTTATCTCATTAGGGCATCGCTTGTCAGTGAAGGTGTTGAAAGGCAAAAACATGCAACGCTATGCAATATCATCTGGGACCAAATAACTAAACGATTGGCTGACACTGACTTACGAGATAACGCCACTTGGGACTGTGCATTAACCATGACATGGATCATGACCCATTTTGAACCATTTTCATCGAACCCTATACCAGCGACGGACGACGAAAGAAACCATCATATTGAGAAACTCAGGTTATATTACGACGCTAACAAGCTTCGATTGAGCAACGAAGTAGAAGATGAACCCCAGTCAAAGGGATCAGTCGATGAAGTTttaaaattgaagaaaagtcTCATGCtacaaattcttttgaacTACCTTGGAGGCCGAATGCTTGAACAGGATTTAGAAACTATTTGCCAAATCTCTGCGGCTTGCTGCCGTTTGGCTAAGATACGAAAACTACCCGTGATACAATATGTTACTGGTCTATGGCATTTAGCAAACTGTACATTAGCGATGAAAACTAAAGAAGTAACGATAACGAGAGCCAAATTAGAATCATTGGTTAAGAAAATATGCATTCGTGAATTATAA
- the TPS2 gene encoding trehalose-phosphatase TPS2 (similar to Saccharomyces cerevisiae TPS2 (YDR074W); ancestral locus Anc_8.195) encodes MSVKKQRIINCVSQLPYKIQLGESNDDWKIEAAVGSSALYSSLDFLNSDEEAEKYEQHVIGWTGEITRQDDFASRLSAHHEKKEKTEEGDEDPLYLAKDQLDGLTKAIQEQSEHDENIKLSNVHPVWLLRRDQNRWREYAENVIWPTFHYILQFSSEGGGSENKWWYDYVKFNEAYAMKIGEIYQKGDIIWVHDYYLMLLPQLLRMRFDEEDLTIAYFHHSPWPSNEYFRCLPRRKQILDGLVGANRICFQNDGFARHFVSSCKRLLESSSTKSKNALGIDQYQVGANGGDVIVDSLPIGVNTKRLLKDAFTPDIDEKVLAIKNAYQGKKIFIGRDRLDPVRGVVQKLRAYETFLAMYPEWRDQVVLIQVSSPPINRTSQQSFRLEQQVTELVNSINSKYGGLDHSPVQHYYMRIPKDVYLSLLRVADLCIITSVRDGMNTTALEYVTVKSHMSSYNCYGNPLVLSEFSGSSTVLKDAIIVNPWDSVAVAKSINKALKLSKEEKFALEKKIWPEVPTIQDWTDKFLTTLDSISDKTSPGAKEKRITPALNRPILLENYKQAKRRLFLFDYDGTLTPIVRDPAAAIPSARLITILSKLAADPKNQIWIISGRDQKFLQRWLGSRLPHLGLSAEHGCFVRDVNSEEWVNLTEKFDMSWQAKVGKVMEEITDRTPGSNIERKKVALTWHYRRADPELGEFHAAELKRELLKVAEEYDLEIMDGKANLEVRPSFVNKGEIVRRLVWHKHGMPQDMLNNKREELTKEEMPDFMLCLGDDMTDEDMFNQLNKIESVWKSKYPDKVNQWNNFGFYPCTVGSASKKTVAKAHLTDPQQVLDTLGLLVGNVSLFQSAGTVELDSRGHVKNSERSLKSEQAQAEYALKRQNSNTSLKRLDSREPLRRQGSNTSLHRQGSNTSLNRQDSSSSLHRLSSSTTMSRQGSSTSIKR; translated from the coding sequence ATGTCTGTTAAAAAGCAAAGGATTATCAATTGTGTGTCTCAGCTGCCCTACAAGATCCAATTGGGTGAGAGTAATGATGACTGGAAGATCGAGGCTGCGGTAGGTAGTAGTGCTCTTTACTCTTCGTTAGATTTTTTAAATAGCGACGAAGAGGCTGAGAAATACGAACAACATGTAATCGGTTGGACCGGTGAAATCACCAGACAGGACGATTTTGCATCACGTCTATCGGCCCATCatgaaaagaaggagaagacaGAAGAAGGCGACGAAGATCCGTTGTATTTGGCCAAGGACCAACTGGATGGGTTGACTAAAGCGATCCAAGAGCAAAGTGAACACGATGAGAATATCAAGCTGTCTAACGTGCACCCTGTGTGGTTACTACGTCGTGATCAAAATAGATGGAGGGAGTATGCCGAGAATGTGATCTGGCCAACTTTCCACTATATCTTGCAATTCTCGTCCGAAGGCGGCGGCAGTGAGAACAAGTGGTGGTACGATTACGTTAAATTCAATGAGGCATATGCCATGAAGATTGGGgaaatttatcaaaaaGGTGATATCATTTGGGTTCACGACTATTATTTGATGTTACTGCCTCAATTACTGAGAATGAGatttgacgaagaagacctAACTATCGCATATTTCCATCATTCACCATGGCCAAGTAACGAATATTTCCGCTGTTTACCTCGTAGAAAACAAATTCTCGATGGACTTGTGGGAGCAAACCGGATCTGTTTCCAAAACGATGGTTTTGCTCGTCATTTTGTATCCTCTTGTAAGAGACTTTTGGAATCTTCGAGcacaaaatcaaagaatgcgcttggaattgatcaatacCAGGTGGGCGCAAACGGTGGTGATGTGATTGTTGATTCTTTGCCCATTGGTGTAAATACCAAGAGGCTACTTAAGGATGCATTCACACCagatatcgatgaaaaagtTCTTGCCATTAAGAACGCTTACCAAGGTAAGAAGATTTTCATCGGCAGAGATCGCTTAGACCCTGTTCGTGGTGTTGTGCAGAAACTAAGAGCATATGAAACTTTCTTAGCAATGTACCCTGAGTGGAGAGATCAAGTAGTTCTGATCCAGGTCAGTAGTCCACCTATCAACAGGACCTCCCAACAATCTTTCAGGTTAGAGCAACAGGTTACGGAATTGGTTAATTCGATCAACTCCAAGTATGGTGGTTTGGACCATTCACCTGTTCAACATTACTACATGAGAATTCCAAAGGACGTTTATCTCTCGTTATTGAGAGTCGCTGATCTCTGCATTATCACAAGCGTAAGAGACGGTATGAACACGACCGCTTTGGAATACGTCACTGTAAAATCCCACATGTCAAGTTACAACTGTTACGGTAATCCATTAGTTCTAAGTGAATTCTCGGGTAGCAGCACTGTCTTGAAAGACGCCATTATTGTCAACCCTTGGGATTCTGTCGCTGTTGCCAAAAGTATAAACAAGGCTCTAAAATTGTCgaaagaggaaaaatttGCcctagagaagaagatttggcCCGAAGTGCCAACTATTCAGGACTGGACTGATAAATTTTTGACCACTTTGGACTCAATCAGTGATAAAACATCTCCAGGTGCAAAGGAAAAAAGAATCACACCTGCTTTGAACAGACCAATTCTATTGGAAAATTACAAGCAGGCTAAGCGTCGTTTGTTCTTATTCGATTATGATGGTACTTTGACACCAATTGTGAGGGACCCAGCGGCTGCTATTCCGTCGGCACGTCTAATAACGATCCTGTCAAAACTTGCTGCTGATCCTAAGAACCAAATTTGGATTATCTCAGGTCGTGACCAGAAATTCTTACAAAGATGGTTGGGTAGTAGGTTGCCTCATCTGGGTCTAAGTGCAGAACATGGTTGTTTTGTGAGAGACGTGAACAGTGAAGAATGGGTTAACTtaactgaaaaattcgatatGTCATGGCAAGCAAAAGTTGGCAAAGTTATGGAGGAAATCACGGATCGTACTCCAGGCTCGAACATTGAAAGGAAGAAAGTTGCTTTGACTTGGCATTATAGACGTGCGGACCCAGAATTGGGCGAATTTCATGCTGCTGAATTAAAACGAGAGCTACTCAAGGTCGCAGAGGAATacgatttggaaatcatGGACGGTAAGGCCAACCTTGAAGTGCGTCCAAGTTTTGTCAATAAGGGTGAAATTGTAAGAAGACTTGTCTGGCACAAGCATGGTATGCCACAGGATATGTTGAACAATAAGAGAGAGGAGTTGACCAAGGAAGAGATGCCTGATTTCATGCTATGTCTAGGTGATGACATGACAGACGAAGACATGTTCAACCAATTAAACAAGATCGAATCGGTTTGGAAATCCAAGTATCCAGATAAAGTAAACCAGTGGAACAATTTTGGTTTTTACCCTTGTACTGTTGGTTCTGCCTCTAAGAAGACTGTGGCCAAAGCTCATTTGACCGATCCTCAACAAGTTTTAGATACCTTGGGTCTACTTGTCGGTAACGTCTCATTGTTTCAAAGTGCTGGTACCGTTGAATTGGATAGCAGAGGTCACGTTAAAAATAGTGAAAGAAGTTTAAAATCCGAACAGGCGCAAGCGGAGTATGCATTGAAGAGGCAAAACTCAAATACATCGCTTAAGAGATTGGATTCAAGAGAACCTTTGCGTAGACAAGGCTCAAATACTTCGTTGCATAGACAGGGCTCGAACACGTCTCTGAATAGACAGGATTCAAGCTCCTCGTTGCATAGATTAAGCTCAAGTACCACTATGAGCAGACAAGGATCTTCAACCTCCATTAAGCGCTAG
- the SNF11 gene encoding Snf11p (similar to Saccharomyces cerevisiae SNF11 (YDR073W); ancestral locus Anc_8.194), with protein sequence MEIGDSYQSQEGFGQGVPRAEDEQLQYKIQLLLHINSILLARVMQMAGGNGEGSVPEQLQPIASQYLKRVHANLQCISQINQGARSAKPLISDAPQLLVQQPAQDILAKLYLLMTRVFEIW encoded by the coding sequence ATGGAAATAGGTGACAGTTATCAGAGTCAGGAAGGATTTGGTCAAGGAGTTCCCCGTGCTGAGGATGAGCAATTACAATACAAGATCCAGCTCTTGCTACATATTAATAGTATTTTACTTGCAAGAGTGATGCAAATGGCAGGAGGCAACGGGGAGGGCTCTGTTCCAGAACAGCTGCAGCCCATTGCTTCGCAGTATTTGAAAAGGGTGCATGCGAATTTACAGTGCATTTCGCAGATCAATCAGGGTGCTAGAAGCGCAAAACCTTTGATTTCAGATGCTCCGCAGTTGCTGGTGCAACAGCCTGCACAAGATATACTGGCCAAACTGTATCTATTGATGACGCGTGTATTTGAGATCTGGTGA